The Algoriphagus sanaruensis genome window below encodes:
- the eboE gene encoding metabolite traffic protein EboE — protein sequence MKINDFHLSYCSNIHPGESWDATFENLKIYIPEVKNRLKHKGPFGIGLRLSHEASLILERPERMKEFQEWLKKTNAYVFTLNCFPYGGFHRTKVKENVHSPDWTTPERKEYTIRSFQILAQLLPEGMKGGISTSPLSYRHWFKSEKAKNEAIEKSTNQLIEVVEELVNIQKQTGKILHLDIEPEPDGILENSDELISYFQKWLLPKGKTELTSKFDISQEEAENLIKTHIQACYDVCHFAIVYENPAETFQKLKTAGIQIGKIQISAALKVMIPNSANERFSLVKRLEEFAESTYLHQVVARRKDGQFASYPDLPQAIEHLSKTKDMEWRIHFHVPVFLDNYGSFQSTQSDISLVLNQILSNPEITQHLEVETYTWEVLPEDTHLTLGDSIARELSWVIETLKKD from the coding sequence ATGAAAATCAATGACTTTCATCTTAGCTATTGCAGCAATATTCATCCAGGAGAATCTTGGGATGCTACTTTTGAAAACCTCAAAATTTATATTCCTGAGGTAAAGAACCGCCTTAAACACAAAGGCCCATTTGGAATAGGTCTTCGACTTTCTCATGAGGCTTCTCTGATTTTGGAGCGTCCAGAGCGGATGAAGGAATTTCAGGAATGGCTAAAAAAGACAAATGCTTATGTTTTTACCCTGAATTGCTTTCCATATGGAGGTTTTCACCGAACCAAGGTAAAAGAAAATGTGCATTCCCCAGACTGGACTACTCCGGAACGAAAGGAATATACCATTCGGAGTTTTCAGATTTTAGCTCAATTACTTCCAGAAGGTATGAAAGGTGGAATTTCAACTTCCCCGCTTTCGTATAGACATTGGTTTAAATCTGAAAAGGCCAAGAATGAAGCCATCGAAAAATCTACCAATCAACTAATTGAGGTTGTGGAAGAATTGGTGAACATCCAAAAGCAGACAGGAAAAATTCTCCATTTAGATATTGAGCCAGAACCGGATGGGATACTTGAAAATTCCGACGAGCTCATCAGTTATTTTCAAAAATGGTTATTGCCAAAAGGGAAAACCGAATTAACCTCCAAGTTTGATATTTCGCAAGAGGAAGCAGAAAATCTCATAAAAACGCATATCCAAGCTTGCTACGATGTTTGTCATTTTGCTATCGTTTATGAAAACCCGGCAGAAACTTTCCAAAAGTTGAAAACCGCCGGAATTCAGATTGGCAAAATTCAAATTTCAGCAGCGCTGAAGGTAATGATTCCTAATTCAGCAAATGAACGGTTCAGTCTTGTGAAACGCTTGGAAGAATTTGCCGAATCAACCTACCTTCATCAAGTCGTGGCACGTAGGAAAGATGGACAGTTTGCCTCTTATCCGGATTTGCCTCAGGCCATTGAGCACTTAAGCAAAACCAAGGATATGGAGTGGCGAATTCATTTTCATGTTCCGGTCTTTTTGGACAATTATGGTTCATTCCAGTCTACACAAAGCGATATTTCCCTTGTACTCAATCAAATTTTATCCAATCCTGAGATTACCCAACATCTGGAAGTAGAAACCTATACTTGGGAAGTTCTGCCAGAAGATACCCACCTGACCTTGGGTGATTCAATTGCTAGGGAGTTAAGTTGGGTGATAGAGACCTTGAAGAAGGATTAA